A stretch of Cyanobacterium sp. HL-69 DNA encodes these proteins:
- the purN gene encoding phosphoribosylglycinamide formyltransferase 1 PurN — MNAIISPDVSLEQLKSATPVRLGVMASGSGSNFEAIAHGIINGELNAKIEVLIYNNPNATVREKAEKLGIKAVLLNHRDFQSREELDQAIVEVFKNHGVEWVVMAGWMRIITNVLLNAFPRKVINIHPSLLPSFKGINAVEQALEAKVKITGCTVHLVDLAVDSGPVLIQSAVPIQEGDTPETLHKRIQIQEHLIMVRAIALLAHLEN, encoded by the coding sequence ATGAACGCAATTATTTCTCCCGATGTTAGTCTTGAACAGTTAAAATCTGCCACTCCTGTTAGGTTAGGGGTAATGGCTTCGGGTAGTGGTAGTAACTTCGAGGCGATCGCCCATGGTATTATTAATGGAGAATTAAATGCTAAAATTGAAGTCCTAATTTACAATAATCCTAATGCTACGGTGAGAGAAAAGGCTGAAAAACTAGGCATCAAGGCAGTTTTACTTAACCATCGAGATTTCCAAAGCCGTGAAGAATTAGATCAAGCCATCGTCGAAGTATTCAAAAACCATGGGGTAGAGTGGGTAGTGATGGCAGGATGGATGCGCATTATTACCAACGTATTATTAAATGCCTTCCCCCGAAAAGTGATTAATATTCACCCTAGTTTATTACCTAGTTTTAAAGGAATAAATGCCGTTGAACAAGCCTTGGAAGCAAAGGTTAAAATTACAGGATGTACTGTCCATTTAGTAGATTTGGCGGTGGATAGTGGCCCGGTTTTAATTCAGTCGGCGGTGCCTATCCAGGAAGGTGATACCCCCGAAACCCTACATAAACGGATTCAAATCCAAGAACATCTTATCATGGTAAGGGCGATCGCCCTTTTAGCCCATCTTGAAAATTAG
- the bvdR gene encoding biliverdin reductase BvdR, which translates to MSQYNIVKTPVKVGIVGTGYAAARRAEAFNDSPHTELVAVSGNTPEKTATFAQTHHLKTLSSWQDLISDKEIDLICVSNVNYLHGQIIREALLADKHVIVEYPLTIDSKEAPELLNLAKAKRKLLHIEHIELLGGVHQAIKQYISKIGNPFLASYETILSKPKVGNHWTYNYHHYGFPLIAALSRINRFTDLFGEVETVSCNARFWDTPESGYFSSCWCQAQLMFKNQMGVNITYGKGDKFARSGRVLTIHGDEGVLLFEGEKGRLIQGDKVMDLEVGSRRGLFTQDTEAVLEHLLNDAPIYTANQHSVYTLKVANAALESYKSKQTLRIDN; encoded by the coding sequence ATGAGTCAGTATAATATTGTCAAAACTCCCGTCAAAGTAGGCATTGTCGGCACAGGATACGCCGCCGCTAGAAGGGCAGAAGCCTTTAACGATTCACCCCATACGGAATTAGTGGCGGTAAGTGGTAACACCCCAGAAAAAACAGCTACCTTTGCCCAAACTCATCATCTAAAAACCCTATCTTCTTGGCAAGATTTGATAAGTGATAAAGAAATCGATTTAATTTGTGTTTCTAATGTAAATTATCTCCATGGGCAAATTATTCGTGAAGCCCTTTTGGCAGACAAACACGTTATTGTTGAATATCCCCTCACCATCGACAGTAAAGAAGCCCCAGAATTATTAAATTTAGCCAAGGCAAAAAGAAAACTACTTCATATCGAGCATATCGAACTTTTGGGGGGAGTGCATCAAGCTATTAAACAATATATTTCTAAGATAGGTAATCCTTTCCTTGCTAGTTACGAAACTATTTTGTCTAAACCCAAGGTAGGTAATCATTGGACTTACAATTACCATCATTATGGCTTTCCTCTGATTGCCGCCCTTTCTCGCATCAATCGCTTTACGGATTTGTTTGGGGAGGTGGAAACCGTCAGTTGTAATGCTCGTTTTTGGGATACTCCTGAGAGTGGTTATTTTTCATCCTGTTGGTGTCAGGCACAGTTGATGTTTAAAAATCAGATGGGGGTGAATATTACCTATGGTAAGGGGGATAAATTTGCCCGTAGTGGTAGGGTGTTAACTATCCATGGGGATGAAGGGGTTTTATTGTTTGAAGGGGAAAAGGGTAGGTTAATTCAGGGGGATAAGGTAATGGATTTGGAAGTGGGCAGTCGTCGGGGTTTGTTTACCCAAGATACAGAGGCAGTTTTAGAGCATTTATTAAATGATGCCCCTATTTATACCGCTAATCAGCATAGTGTTTATACTTTGAAGGTGGCTAATGCAGCCCTTGAGTCTTATAAGAGTAAGCAAACTCTGCGGATAGACAATTAA
- a CDS encoding GCN5-related N-acetyltransferase, whose protein sequence is MTSSLSFFHHNHSSSRCPIIRFATSEDIRQIADILTYGFHDFGKLMEWLYPLMKMGIAEDLRDRIYAHNSDYCCIVAVIPATTTEAEKIVGTVEVSQRRLYGWTQKQKFPYISNLAVKKEFRRQGIATQLLKKCEEIARNWGYDNLSLHVLAENKTGQTVYLQNGYTIKQEETNLYSLFIKNKRRLLLEKSFSNNPE, encoded by the coding sequence GTGACATCATCATTATCCTTTTTCCATCACAACCATTCCTCCTCCCGTTGCCCTATCATTCGCTTTGCAACCTCCGAGGATATTCGTCAAATTGCCGATATACTCACCTATGGTTTCCATGACTTTGGTAAACTAATGGAGTGGCTTTATCCCCTGATGAAGATGGGTATTGCCGAGGATTTGCGCGATCGCATTTATGCCCATAATTCTGACTATTGCTGTATCGTAGCCGTTATCCCTGCCACCACCACAGAAGCAGAAAAAATAGTCGGCACCGTAGAAGTATCCCAAAGAAGACTATATGGTTGGACTCAAAAACAAAAATTTCCTTACATATCTAACCTTGCCGTAAAAAAAGAATTTCGTCGCCAAGGCATCGCCACCCAACTGCTCAAAAAATGCGAAGAAATTGCCCGAAATTGGGGCTATGATAATCTTTCTCTCCATGTATTAGCCGAAAACAAAACAGGGCAAACAGTCTATCTTCAAAATGGCTACACCATCAAACAAGAAGAAACCAACCTCTATAGTTTATTCATCAAAAACAAACGTCGCCTGTTATTAGAAAAATCCTTTAGTAATAACCCAGAGTAA
- the ndhA gene encoding NAD(P)H-quinone oxidoreductase subunit 1 NdhA has protein sequence MNSGIDLQGSFITSLIDLGLSPELAKTLWIPLPLVLMIIGATVGVLVTVWLERKISAAAQQRIGPEYAGPLGVLQPVADGIKLVFKEDITPAKADPLLFTLGPAVVVIPVFLSYLIVPFGQNLVITDLNVGIFIWISLSSIAPIGLLMAGYSSNNKYSLLGGLRAAAQSISYEIPLALAVLAVVMMSNSLSTIDIVEQQSGYGILGWNIWRQPVGFLIFWVAALAECERLPFDLPEAEEELVAGYQTEYTGMKFALFYVGSYVNLVLSALIVAVLYLGGWDFPIPIQNLASWLGVSETTPWLQVLTAALGISMTVLKAYFLVFIAVLLRWTVPRVRIDQLLDLGWKFLLPVALVNLLLTAALKLTFPIAFGG, from the coding sequence ATGAACTCAGGAATCGATTTACAAGGAAGTTTTATAACCTCCCTCATCGACTTAGGATTGTCCCCAGAGTTAGCCAAAACCCTCTGGATACCACTCCCCCTAGTCTTGATGATTATCGGTGCAACCGTGGGAGTATTAGTAACCGTATGGTTAGAAAGAAAAATCTCCGCCGCAGCCCAACAAAGAATTGGTCCGGAATACGCAGGCCCTTTGGGCGTATTACAACCTGTCGCCGACGGTATTAAATTAGTTTTTAAAGAAGATATTACCCCAGCCAAAGCAGATCCATTATTATTTACCTTAGGGCCTGCAGTGGTAGTAATTCCAGTATTTTTATCATATTTAATTGTACCCTTCGGACAAAACCTCGTCATCACCGACTTAAACGTTGGTATCTTTATCTGGATTTCCCTTTCCAGTATTGCCCCTATCGGTTTACTAATGGCAGGTTACTCCTCCAACAACAAATACTCCCTATTAGGAGGTTTAAGGGCAGCCGCCCAATCCATCAGCTACGAAATTCCTCTTGCTCTTGCCGTCCTTGCCGTGGTAATGATGTCTAATAGTCTTAGTACCATCGACATTGTCGAACAACAGTCAGGGTATGGTATCTTGGGATGGAATATCTGGCGCCAACCCGTGGGCTTCCTTATCTTTTGGGTAGCAGCCTTGGCTGAATGTGAGCGTTTACCCTTCGACTTACCCGAAGCAGAAGAAGAATTAGTAGCAGGGTATCAAACCGAATATACAGGGATGAAATTTGCCCTCTTTTACGTGGGGTCCTATGTTAACCTCGTGTTATCAGCCCTCATTGTAGCCGTGCTTTATTTAGGAGGTTGGGACTTTCCTATTCCTATCCAAAACCTAGCTAGTTGGTTAGGAGTAAGCGAAACTACCCCTTGGTTACAGGTACTTACCGCTGCCCTTGGTATTTCCATGACAGTATTAAAAGCATACTTTTTAGTCTTTATTGCTGTATTATTACGTTGGACAGTACCTAGGGTCAGAATTGACCAATTACTCGACTTAGGCTGGAAATTTTTATTACCCGTAGCTTTAGTTAATCTATTGCTTACCGCCGCCCTAAAACTAACCTTCCCCATTGCCTTTGGAGGATAA
- a CDS encoding Glycosyl transferase, family 2, translated as MFSIFILTYNEEIDIADCIKSASECDDIIVVDSFSNDKTMEIASQFPVKIFQHAFESHGKQRNWMLENIETKYNWVYLLEADERFTPELFNECLEAVKSSEYVGYYVAEKMMFLGSWIKYSSQYPRHQMRLFKKGKVSFIDFGHAEREVCEGEAGYLKNIYPHYTCSKGLSRWLEKHNRYSTDEAIESIKQRGVNKIRWKDLFFGETEVIRRRALKDLSFRIPFRPFFRWFYMYFILRGFLDGKAGFAWCVLQSFYEYFIILKVEELKQKD; from the coding sequence ATGTTTTCTATTTTTATCCTTACCTATAACGAGGAAATTGATATTGCTGATTGTATAAAATCAGCTTCTGAATGTGATGACATTATTGTAGTTGATTCTTTTAGTAATGATAAAACTATGGAAATCGCTTCACAATTCCCTGTCAAGATTTTTCAACACGCTTTTGAATCCCATGGCAAACAAAGAAATTGGATGTTAGAAAACATTGAAACTAAATATAATTGGGTATATCTATTGGAAGCGGATGAAAGATTTACCCCTGAGTTATTTAATGAATGTTTAGAAGCTGTTAAAAGTAGCGAATATGTAGGCTATTATGTGGCTGAAAAGATGATGTTTTTGGGTAGTTGGATAAAGTATAGTAGCCAGTATCCTCGTCATCAAATGCGTTTGTTTAAAAAAGGAAAGGTTTCTTTTATTGATTTTGGACACGCAGAAAGGGAGGTTTGTGAGGGAGAAGCAGGATATTTGAAAAATATTTATCCTCATTATACTTGCAGTAAGGGATTGAGTCGTTGGTTAGAAAAACATAACCGTTATTCTACGGATGAGGCTATAGAAAGTATTAAACAAAGGGGAGTAAATAAAATTAGATGGAAAGATTTGTTTTTTGGGGAAACGGAGGTAATCCGCCGTCGGGCTTTGAAGGATTTATCTTTTAGGATTCCTTTTAGACCTTTTTTTCGTTGGTTTTATATGTATTTTATTCTTAGGGGTTTTTTGGATGGAAAAGCTGGTTTTGCTTGGTGTGTTTTGCAGAGTTTTTACGAATATTTTATTATTTTGAAGGTTGAGGAGTTGAAACAGAAGGATTAG